The Planctomycetia bacterium genome contains the following window.
ACCGGAGGCGGCGCGGCGTGCAGCTTGGTCAGACGCTTATCGACGATACGTTCGCAGAGGCCTTTCGCCTGCGCTATGTGCGTTTGATCGTCACGGCGCATGATGCCCATTGGTTGGACGCTGGATTGCGCGCTTTTACCGGCTACGCCAGTTCCGTTATCGCCTGTGACGCCGAAGCGGGCGTCGAGCAATATCTTTCACCGGAGCAGACGCTCGACGGCCGGCTTGGCGCCAGTGTCCTGGTGTTCGGCTTTTCCGCGGAAGGTCTGGCGAAGAGCGTGGCCAACCGCACCGGCCAATGCTTGATGACGTGCGCGACGAGCGCAGTCTACAACGGCCTGCCCGAGGCGGAGGAATGGATTCCGCTCGGCAAGCACATCCGCTTCTTCGGCGATGGGTTTCAAAAAAGCAAGCTGATTGACGGCCGCCGCTACTGGCGCATTCCGGTGATGGACGGTGAAT
Protein-coding sequences here:
- the fhcD gene encoding formylmethanofuran--tetrahydromethanopterin N-formyltransferase — translated: MQLGQTLIDDTFAEAFRLRYVRLIVTAHDAHWLDAGLRAFTGYASSVIACDAEAGVEQYLSPEQTLDGRLGASVLVFGFSAEGLAKSVANRTGQCLMTCATSAVYNGLPEAEEWIPLGKHIRFFGDGFQKSKLIDGRRYWRIPVMDGEFLVEEKLGVAKGIGGGNFIIQAATLPGVLAAARRAIEAIEPLTNVITPFPGGVARSGSKVGSKYKKLPASTADTFCPTLRGRVESRLDPRTNYALEIVLDGTDEPAIRAAMAAGIHAAAAPDVVAISAGNYGGKLGKFHFHLRELLS